One genomic segment of Chryseobacterium phocaeense includes these proteins:
- a CDS encoding energy transducer TonB, which yields MMKKISVILLLLGTQLVFSQSIQKEESQQKDPAPGIQKLSVKETPVEFPGGMAALRSHISSTFDPSIIKGSGTFKSVTKLLILPDGSMSSISTTGDNPSMNKEMTRVIKAIRTKWKPATRDGQPIETEYQIPMTISLQ from the coding sequence ATGATGAAAAAAATTTCAGTAATCCTTTTGCTTTTAGGAACCCAGTTGGTTTTTTCGCAAAGCATACAAAAAGAAGAATCACAGCAGAAAGATCCTGCACCAGGTATTCAGAAACTTAGTGTAAAAGAGACTCCCGTTGAATTTCCCGGGGGAATGGCTGCCTTGAGAAGTCATATCAGTAGTACATTTGATCCATCCATAATTAAGGGTTCAGGCACATTCAAATCTGTCACCAAACTTTTGATTCTCCCGGATGGAAGTATGAGTTCAATTTCGACAACCGGAGATAATCCTTCCATGAATAAAGAAATGACCCGGGTTATTAAAGCCATCAGAACAAAATGGAAACCGGCAACCCGCGACGGACAACCCATTGAGACAGAGTACCAAATCCCGATGACCATAAGCCTTCAATAA
- a CDS encoding BaiN/RdsA family NAD(P)/FAD-dependent oxidoreductase, with the protein MKQIIIIGGGAAGFFCASNLDEKKYRISILEQNSDVLQKVKISGGGRCNVTHACFDPRELVQFYPRGNKELLSVFTKFQPGDTMDWFEQRHVPLKIENDNRVFPETNSSQTIINTFLNEIQNKKAEIKTKCSVKDIEKKDEKYVVKTSLGDFEADHIIYATGSSPKSLKIVENLGHKIVDLVPSLFTFNIKDELLKDMPGTSFENAEISIPALKTEESGPLLITHWGLSGPAVLKISAWEAISLAKAKYQFEIEVNFISRTMDEAEESFLNFKQSNPKKTIGQSKIFEITNRFWQKILDVSQVDLNKQVSNISGKEMQKILENLCQKKLKVTGKSTFKDEFVTAGGIDLKEINFKNMSSKLLPNFYIAGEVLNIDAVTGGFNFQACWSEAWLISQYLNNLS; encoded by the coding sequence ATGAAACAGATCATCATTATCGGAGGCGGTGCTGCGGGCTTTTTCTGCGCATCGAATCTTGACGAAAAAAAATACAGAATCTCAATTCTGGAGCAAAACTCGGATGTCCTTCAGAAAGTAAAAATTTCGGGAGGCGGCCGCTGCAATGTGACTCACGCCTGCTTTGACCCAAGAGAACTGGTTCAGTTTTACCCGAGAGGAAATAAGGAACTTTTAAGTGTTTTCACGAAATTTCAGCCGGGAGATACCATGGATTGGTTTGAGCAGCGCCATGTTCCGCTTAAAATTGAGAACGACAACCGGGTATTTCCGGAAACGAATTCGTCACAAACTATTATCAATACTTTTCTGAACGAGATTCAAAACAAAAAGGCAGAAATTAAAACCAAATGCTCCGTTAAAGACATTGAAAAAAAGGATGAAAAATATGTTGTAAAAACCAGTCTTGGGGATTTTGAAGCAGATCATATCATCTATGCCACCGGAAGTTCTCCTAAATCGCTGAAGATCGTTGAAAATCTGGGCCATAAAATTGTGGATCTTGTTCCGTCGCTATTTACTTTCAATATAAAAGATGAGCTGCTAAAGGATATGCCTGGAACCAGCTTTGAGAATGCGGAAATCTCAATTCCTGCCTTAAAAACGGAAGAAAGCGGGCCTTTGCTGATCACGCACTGGGGGCTTTCAGGACCTGCTGTTCTGAAGATTTCAGCCTGGGAAGCCATCAGTCTGGCAAAAGCAAAATATCAGTTTGAAATTGAGGTGAATTTTATTTCAAGAACGATGGATGAGGCTGAGGAAAGCTTTTTGAATTTTAAGCAGTCCAATCCGAAGAAAACAATCGGACAGTCGAAGATCTTTGAAATTACTAACCGGTTCTGGCAGAAAATACTGGATGTTTCGCAGGTGGATCTTAATAAACAGGTTTCCAATATTTCAGGGAAGGAAATGCAGAAGATCCTTGAAAACCTCTGCCAAAAGAAACTGAAGGTAACGGGAAAATCCACTTTTAAAGACGAGTTTGTAACCGCCGGAGGCATTGATTTAAAGGAAATTAACTTCAAAAACATGTCGTCAAAACTTCTCCCCAATTTTTATATTGCCGGAGAAGTGCTTAATATTGATGCGGTGACGGGAGGTTTTAATTTTCAGGCATGCTGGAGTGAAGCGTGGCTTATTTCACAATATCTAAATAACTTATCATGA
- a CDS encoding acyl-CoA thioesterase — MIFYHKFEVRWSDLDANKHLANSSYVQYCAQTRMAFMTKEKMGVTQLSRWGIGPVILHERYSFFKEIYADQTVIVSLEIDGCSEDSSIYRFVHKFYTPDGVHCATAEATGVWIDMMLRKMTNPPDDVVEAMNKYKSPETVVLSREDFKKLPFHPNNVDPAEFTK; from the coding sequence ATGATTTTTTACCATAAATTCGAAGTACGCTGGAGTGATCTTGACGCAAACAAGCACCTGGCCAACTCATCATATGTACAATACTGTGCCCAGACCAGAATGGCTTTTATGACCAAAGAGAAAATGGGCGTTACCCAGCTGAGCAGATGGGGAATCGGGCCGGTAATCCTGCATGAAAGGTATTCTTTTTTCAAGGAGATCTACGCAGACCAGACGGTTATTGTAAGCCTGGAGATTGATGGATGCTCAGAGGATTCTTCCATTTACAGATTCGTTCATAAGTTCTATACACCGGATGGGGTACACTGTGCCACAGCAGAGGCTACCGGAGTATGGATTGATATGATGCTGAGAAAAATGACCAACCCGCCTGATGATGTAGTGGAGGCGATGAATAAATACAAAAGCCCGGAAACAGTGGTGTTGAGCAGGGAAGATTTCAAAAAACTTCCTTTCCATCCGAATAATGTGGATCCGGCAGAATTTACGAAATAG
- the thiL gene encoding thiamine-phosphate kinase: MFEDKSQELTPISKLGEFGLIKHLTEHFPLSNESSELGVGDDAAVINPGSKKVVLTTDVLAEGVHFNLGYVPLKHLGYKAVVVNLSDIAAMNAVPSQILVSLAVSNRFPVEALEEIYSGIQAACSRYKVDLIGGDTTSSNSGLVMSITAIGIENDENIVKRSGAKPNDLLVVTGDLGGAYMGLQILEREHAVYLADPNMQPEMEGYDYILERQLKPEARTDIKTILEELDIKPTSMIDISDGLASEILHLSDQSKTGFRLYEEKIPMDSLTISTADEMNLNPVMTALSGGEDYELLFTISPNDFDKIKNHPDFTIIGHAVDHEEGNYMVARGSNQLVPLTAQGWDAFLNNQQGE; this comes from the coding sequence ATGTTTGAAGATAAATCACAGGAGCTCACGCCCATTTCAAAATTAGGGGAATTCGGTCTTATAAAACATCTGACGGAGCATTTTCCGCTTTCCAACGAATCTTCGGAACTTGGGGTGGGAGATGATGCGGCAGTTATCAATCCGGGTAGCAAAAAAGTGGTTCTTACCACAGATGTGCTTGCCGAAGGCGTTCACTTTAATTTAGGCTATGTTCCTTTAAAACATCTGGGCTACAAGGCTGTTGTCGTAAATCTCAGTGATATTGCGGCCATGAATGCAGTTCCTTCACAAATCCTGGTTTCTCTGGCAGTTTCCAACCGTTTCCCGGTGGAAGCTTTGGAAGAGATCTATTCCGGAATTCAGGCGGCATGCTCAAGATACAAGGTAGATCTGATCGGAGGAGATACCACAAGCTCCAATTCCGGATTGGTAATGAGCATCACTGCCATAGGAATTGAAAACGATGAAAATATCGTGAAAAGAAGCGGCGCAAAACCGAATGACCTGCTGGTAGTAACCGGAGACCTTGGCGGAGCTTATATGGGACTTCAGATCCTTGAAAGAGAGCACGCCGTTTACCTTGCAGATCCCAATATGCAGCCCGAAATGGAAGGCTATGATTATATTCTTGAAAGACAGCTGAAGCCGGAAGCAAGAACCGATATTAAAACGATTCTGGAAGAACTGGATATTAAACCGACTTCGATGATCGATATTTCTGACGGCCTGGCCTCTGAAATCCTTCACCTTTCTGACCAGTCAAAAACAGGGTTCAGATTGTATGAAGAAAAAATTCCGATGGACAGTCTTACCATATCCACAGCGGACGAAATGAACCTTAATCCGGTAATGACGGCACTGAGTGGTGGGGAAGATTATGAACTCCTGTTCACTATTTCTCCGAATGATTTCGATAAAATTAAAAACCATCCGGATTTTACCATTATCGGACATGCTGTAGACCATGAAGAAGGAAATTATATGGTGGCAAGAGGGTCCAACCAGCTGGTTCCGCTGACGGCACAGGGCTGGGATGCTTTCCTGAACAACCAACAAGGTGAATAA
- a CDS encoding helix-turn-helix domain-containing protein, whose translation MNSPERNIPVHHLTSEQFQLTTLETGHPENFNDVHRHNFFEIIWFSHVKENSSLELDFENHFLRNNQICIIAPGQVFNMKLKGEKGYVLAISREIFKEACDAETFLTAGTCPFTLDPQSAATCSTIISLMEEEYNGASRIGLLKTYLRAFCIIITGQINSQDPTINDRQRIQKLVNLIEEHYTVERETGFYADQIKVSTHHLNDIVRLSRGTTVKKMIAQRLALEAKRELTFGALTVKEIAFKLGFSDASYFSRFFKKHTGRNPESFRNVKE comes from the coding sequence ATGAACTCACCGGAAAGAAATATACCCGTCCATCACCTTACTTCCGAGCAGTTTCAGCTGACTACTCTGGAGACCGGGCATCCTGAAAATTTTAATGATGTTCACCGGCATAACTTCTTTGAAATCATCTGGTTCAGCCATGTGAAAGAAAATAGCAGCTTAGAACTCGATTTTGAAAATCATTTCCTAAGAAATAACCAGATCTGTATCATTGCACCGGGACAGGTTTTCAATATGAAACTGAAAGGGGAAAAAGGCTATGTGCTGGCCATAAGCCGTGAAATATTTAAAGAAGCCTGCGACGCAGAAACCTTCCTCACGGCAGGAACATGTCCCTTCACATTAGATCCTCAAAGCGCAGCAACCTGCAGTACAATCATCTCCCTGATGGAAGAAGAATATAACGGTGCCTCAAGGATAGGTTTATTAAAAACATACCTGAGGGCATTCTGCATCATCATCACCGGACAGATTAACAGCCAGGACCCTACCATTAATGACAGACAGCGTATCCAAAAGCTGGTAAACCTCATTGAAGAACATTATACTGTGGAAAGAGAAACTGGGTTTTATGCAGATCAGATAAAAGTGAGTACACACCACCTTAATGACATTGTACGACTGTCCCGTGGAACCACCGTGAAAAAAATGATCGCCCAGCGCCTTGCCCTTGAAGCTAAAAGGGAACTTACTTTCGGAGCTTTAACCGTAAAAGAAATTGCTTTCAAACTGGGATTCAGTGATGCTTCTTATTTTTCCCGGTTCTTTAAAAAGCATACAGGCCGGAATCCTGAAAGTTTCAGAAATGTAAAAGAATAG
- a CDS encoding multidrug effflux MFS transporter, whose amino-acid sequence MRNLSIVVFILALLNTLESLSIDLYLPAFPGMAKIFQTDIGHIQISISVFFAGFAFGQLLWGPLSDRTGRKPMLYCGLLLFIIGATAIFFTENIYVLWAMRFLQAFGGSAGIVIGRAIVIDLYDRQKSVAIFSRQSQISGIAPIIAPLLGSVFLKFWGWNSSFAFLTILGLITLAMVYKYVPETHSKPGVSDQEEEEKKLKDHLKTILSNKEFINSTMIGSIAFASLIIYISNAPFLFMKLRGFSSGVFSLIFGFNSLALIVAAYITPRLIKRITDTKLLLAATILLLAVCAFHMLIAAADLSVILEIVMLHLSLLAIGILFPITSAHALSPFKEGRGTAAAIMGFIQLMVTFFLSGLAGLLEADSIIPMVGMRTGIALIAVWFAYRSFKSGRRSIDYRQGSPEGAA is encoded by the coding sequence ATGAGAAATTTAAGCATTGTAGTGTTTATTCTGGCACTACTCAATACCCTGGAATCATTAAGTATAGACCTTTATTTGCCGGCTTTCCCAGGCATGGCGAAGATTTTTCAAACAGATATCGGGCATATCCAGATCTCAATTTCCGTATTTTTTGCAGGCTTTGCTTTTGGACAGCTTCTTTGGGGACCCTTGTCGGACAGAACCGGACGGAAACCGATGCTGTATTGCGGGCTTTTGCTTTTCATCATAGGAGCCACGGCCATATTTTTTACTGAAAATATTTATGTATTGTGGGCCATGCGTTTCCTTCAGGCTTTCGGAGGCAGCGCAGGAATTGTGATTGGACGGGCTATTGTGATTGACCTGTATGACCGTCAGAAATCTGTTGCCATCTTTTCCCGGCAGTCGCAGATCAGTGGTATTGCTCCCATTATTGCCCCGCTCCTGGGAAGTGTATTCCTGAAATTCTGGGGCTGGAACAGCTCGTTTGCTTTTTTGACGATCCTCGGGCTTATAACTTTGGCCATGGTGTATAAATATGTTCCTGAAACCCATTCAAAACCGGGAGTTTCTGATCAAGAGGAAGAAGAAAAGAAACTGAAAGATCATCTTAAAACCATTCTTTCCAACAAAGAGTTCATCAACAGTACCATGATCGGAAGTATCGCCTTTGCCTCTCTGATAATTTATATTTCCAATGCCCCATTTTTATTCATGAAACTTCGCGGATTTTCCAGCGGTGTTTTCAGCCTGATATTTGGGTTTAATTCATTGGCATTAATTGTGGCTGCTTATATTACGCCCAGATTGATCAAAAGAATAACAGATACAAAGCTTCTGCTGGCAGCTACCATTTTATTGCTGGCAGTATGCGCTTTTCATATGCTGATTGCTGCCGCAGACCTCTCTGTAATACTGGAAATTGTAATGCTGCATCTGTCCTTGCTGGCCATAGGAATCCTGTTTCCCATTACCTCTGCCCATGCGTTGTCTCCGTTTAAAGAAGGACGCGGTACGGCTGCTGCCATCATGGGATTTATCCAGCTGATGGTTACCTTCTTTCTTTCAGGCCTTGCCGGTTTGTTGGAGGCAGATTCTATTATTCCAATGGTGGGCATGCGTACCGGAATAGCATTGATTGCGGTTTGGTTTGCCTACCGGTCATTTAAGTCTGGAAGAAGGAGTATAGATTACAGACAGGGGAGCCCCGAAGGGGCGGCTTAA
- a CDS encoding DUF6268 family outer membrane beta-barrel protein: MKRNLLAVACCLSGYCALAQTGISAELKTEYIPFSSYIRPEDSVKTNSKTDFKRADINLSIPLSVKKDSAGKIKAWSLLLSGSYAKMTHKDYEKQLFPDEILNAQVGIQHMRPLGKKWSMMMAASVGIYSDLEQISSDDILGQGGILFIRHFNPNLALGAGPVLTTAFGVPMILPWIYFDWKTNGKIKFKINFPEGMEAGYLFSDKFALKAVVNLSGMTVERNKDGKSMLLGYQQITAGLRPEIKINEKLSLHLTGGTALLRGISENDRKIKSIFRDKKIADPRFATTFYAAVSLRWNLP, from the coding sequence ATGAAGAGAAATCTTTTGGCAGTAGCATGCTGTCTGTCTGGCTACTGTGCCCTTGCCCAAACCGGAATATCCGCTGAGCTCAAAACCGAATACATCCCTTTTTCCAGTTATATCCGTCCGGAAGACAGTGTTAAAACCAATTCGAAGACAGATTTTAAAAGGGCAGACATTAACCTCAGCATTCCATTGTCGGTAAAAAAAGACAGTGCCGGAAAGATAAAAGCATGGTCCCTGCTGTTGAGTGGATCTTATGCGAAAATGACCCATAAAGATTACGAAAAGCAGTTGTTTCCTGATGAAATACTGAATGCGCAGGTGGGAATCCAGCACATGAGGCCTCTTGGGAAGAAGTGGAGTATGATGATGGCGGCTTCCGTAGGAATTTACTCAGATCTTGAGCAGATAAGTTCAGACGATATACTGGGGCAGGGAGGAATCCTGTTTATCAGACATTTCAATCCTAATCTGGCTCTGGGTGCAGGCCCGGTGCTCACAACGGCTTTCGGGGTTCCTATGATATTGCCGTGGATCTATTTCGACTGGAAAACCAATGGAAAAATCAAATTTAAGATCAATTTCCCCGAAGGAATGGAAGCCGGCTACCTGTTTTCTGATAAGTTTGCGTTGAAAGCAGTAGTAAACCTCAGCGGGATGACCGTAGAGCGGAATAAAGACGGAAAATCTATGCTGCTGGGGTATCAGCAGATCACGGCAGGACTCAGACCGGAAATAAAAATCAATGAAAAGCTCAGCCTTCATCTCACCGGCGGAACAGCTCTTTTGAGAGGCATCAGCGAAAATGACCGGAAGATAAAAAGTATTTTCCGGGATAAAAAAATCGCAGATCCCAGATTCGCCACTACATTCTATGCCGCAGTCTCACTACGTTGGAACCTTCCGTGA
- a CDS encoding LytR/AlgR family response regulator transcription factor has protein sequence MNPIPKIKCLIIDDEPLARFHLKELADQIEFLSVEDTCATALEADTIVKEKEIDLLFLDINMPYLSGLEFLEQLENPPLSILTTAYSEHALEGYRLQVVDYLLKPIAFNRFYQAVNKAQQQFIVSEKMKKNSPFDDPFLYVRQSDTFVKVSWVDILYVESMQNYTKLHFKDKSLVIHQTMKAIEELLPSEHFFRIHKSFLINITHIDMISGGRLFINKTELPISRTRKEELLNQVVYKKLISK, from the coding sequence ATGAATCCTATTCCTAAAATAAAATGCCTGATTATAGATGATGAACCCCTTGCGAGATTTCATCTTAAAGAACTGGCTGACCAGATTGAGTTTCTATCCGTTGAAGATACTTGCGCAACAGCTCTGGAAGCCGATACTATAGTAAAGGAAAAGGAAATTGATCTCCTTTTTCTGGATATTAATATGCCTTATTTAAGCGGTCTTGAATTTCTGGAACAGCTGGAAAACCCGCCTTTATCTATCCTGACAACAGCATATTCTGAGCACGCCCTGGAAGGATACCGCCTTCAGGTGGTGGATTATCTCCTGAAACCTATTGCTTTTAACCGCTTTTACCAGGCTGTCAATAAAGCTCAGCAGCAGTTTATTGTTTCTGAAAAAATGAAAAAGAATTCTCCTTTTGATGATCCTTTTTTATATGTAAGACAATCGGATACTTTTGTAAAAGTCTCCTGGGTAGACATTCTGTATGTTGAAAGCATGCAAAATTATACGAAACTTCACTTTAAAGATAAATCTCTGGTCATCCACCAGACCATGAAAGCCATTGAAGAACTGCTCCCGTCAGAGCATTTTTTCAGGATCCATAAGTCTTTTCTGATCAATATCACACACATTGACATGATCTCCGGGGGACGCCTTTTCATTAATAAAACCGAACTCCCGATCTCCCGAACCAGAAAGGAGGAGCTGCTGAATCAGGTGGTCTACAAGAAGCTTATCAGTAAATAA
- a CDS encoding sensor histidine kinase, translating to MKLFLIEALFIILLLSFIYSLIFTYVGMRAKAPLPEGFASHLPFIWKGFYLALPASFLINGAACGIKFYQEHGKIERDHILLQQAHLENQLKLLQDQINPHVVFNILNHIHILMKTDTKLADYLLLKFSDILRYQLYHCNQNLVPLDKDIEHLQNLVEVEKLRWGNELEVKTTWNIENENAFIAPLLLVPFIENAFKYVCRLPGHKGYVTISCKEQGGQLLFDVENSYSDAVQYKKKEGAGGIGLQNVQKRLNLQYPGSHTLTIESGHDVYKITLALKLSNKYESYS from the coding sequence ATGAAACTTTTTTTAATTGAGGCCCTGTTCATTATCCTTCTGCTGAGCTTTATCTATTCCCTGATCTTCACTTACGTTGGAATGAGGGCAAAAGCTCCCCTGCCTGAAGGTTTTGCGAGCCACCTTCCATTTATCTGGAAAGGTTTTTATCTGGCCCTGCCTGCCTCTTTTCTCATCAATGGCGCAGCCTGCGGGATTAAATTCTATCAGGAACATGGAAAAATAGAACGCGATCATATCCTGCTTCAGCAGGCACATCTTGAAAACCAGCTCAAGCTGCTGCAGGACCAGATCAATCCTCACGTGGTATTCAATATTTTAAACCACATCCATATCTTAATGAAAACGGATACCAAACTAGCGGATTATTTACTGCTCAAGTTTTCAGATATTCTTCGTTATCAGCTCTACCACTGTAACCAGAACCTGGTTCCTCTGGATAAAGACATTGAACACCTGCAAAATCTGGTGGAAGTTGAAAAATTAAGGTGGGGAAATGAACTGGAAGTAAAAACCACATGGAACATAGAAAATGAGAATGCTTTTATAGCTCCTCTCCTTCTTGTTCCCTTCATCGAAAATGCATTTAAGTATGTCTGCAGGCTCCCCGGTCACAAGGGTTATGTAACGATTTCATGCAAAGAACAAGGCGGACAGCTTTTATTTGATGTAGAAAACAGCTATTCAGATGCTGTACAATATAAAAAAAAGGAAGGAGCGGGTGGCATCGGGCTTCAAAACGTTCAAAAACGTTTAAACCTCCAATATCCGGGTTCCCATACCCTTACCATTGAATCCGGTCATGATGTATACAAAATAACTTTAGCACTAAAATTATCCAATAAATATGAATCCTATTCCTAA
- a CDS encoding porin family protein translates to MKQQILALSSFLLCITCSVETKAQQVPAFHIGIKGGANFTKTSAESSALEGKYGLGYHGGIMTRMDIGSLYVQGEALFNKRKTSYDSKEGSSPKLTWSSVDIPIVIGYKLVNMKDFNLRAFAGGVYSYAFKNNISTSQALREGFKKFDKSNIGVTGGIGVDYKNFTADLRYETGLSSISKEFKSKPHTFSLGIGYFLF, encoded by the coding sequence ATGAAACAACAGATTTTAGCACTCAGCTCATTTTTATTATGTATTACCTGCTCAGTTGAAACCAAAGCGCAACAGGTTCCCGCTTTTCACATTGGGATCAAGGGAGGTGCCAATTTTACGAAAACCTCAGCAGAATCATCAGCATTGGAAGGAAAATACGGTTTGGGATACCACGGAGGAATTATGACCAGAATGGATATCGGAAGCCTTTATGTACAGGGAGAAGCCTTATTCAACAAAAGAAAAACTTCATATGATTCCAAGGAGGGAAGCTCACCTAAACTGACCTGGAGTTCTGTTGATATTCCGATTGTTATCGGTTATAAATTGGTCAATATGAAGGATTTTAACCTGAGAGCTTTTGCGGGAGGTGTTTACAGCTATGCTTTTAAAAATAATATATCGACGTCACAGGCGCTACGGGAGGGTTTCAAAAAGTTTGACAAATCCAATATCGGAGTTACCGGAGGGATTGGTGTAGATTATAAAAATTTCACGGCAGATCTCCGGTATGAAACGGGACTTTCAAGTATCAGCAAGGAATTCAAATCTAAACCGCACACCTTTAGCCTGGGGATAGGCTATTTTTTATTCTAA
- a CDS encoding energy transducer TonB, with protein MKRFSALACILVFAFSNAQVSEFEKADSRYERKIKSLYKKYPKPNDERTKQEWLLTEEKISSYKGALEKISEEEKKTVTDVPPPSAPKITKEAEYEAGKASFQKLLNEAVDLTFLNFAVNPYKITLKFTLDSKGNAYDVRVKGNNQDVNAFIEAGFYRIRDKGKWKPAESNGRPVLSVVTLPLQLNFSK; from the coding sequence ATGAAAAGATTTTCAGCATTAGCATGTATTCTGGTTTTTGCTTTCAGCAATGCGCAGGTTTCTGAATTTGAGAAAGCCGATTCCAGGTATGAACGAAAAATCAAGTCCCTGTACAAGAAATATCCGAAGCCTAATGATGAAAGAACCAAGCAGGAATGGCTTCTTACGGAAGAAAAAATTTCCAGCTATAAAGGTGCTTTAGAGAAAATTTCTGAAGAAGAAAAGAAAACCGTAACGGATGTTCCGCCACCCTCAGCACCGAAGATCACCAAAGAAGCCGAATATGAAGCCGGAAAAGCCTCTTTTCAGAAGCTTTTAAATGAGGCCGTTGATCTTACCTTTCTGAATTTTGCAGTTAATCCTTATAAAATAACATTAAAGTTCACTCTGGATTCTAAAGGAAATGCCTATGACGTAAGAGTGAAAGGCAACAACCAGGATGTAAATGCCTTTATTGAAGCCGGATTTTACCGCATCAGGGATAAAGGTAAATGGAAACCTGCAGAATCAAACGGGAGACCCGTCCTTTCAGTGGTCACACTTCCATTACAACTGAATTTCAGCAAATAA
- the pepT gene encoding peptidase T, with the protein MSAIEFNQMWKEKLLNRFLAYVKIYSTSDAESETTPSTSRQWDIAKYIAEELATIGLEDVSIDDNGYIMGYVPSNLENNDRPTIGFISHYDTSPDFSGENVKPQVWENYDGSDLILNQTTGFTLSPSKFESLKNYIGQTLITTDGNTLLGADDKAGCAEIVTAAEYLIANPEIKHGRIAVGFTPDEEIGRGAHKFDVAKFGAEWAYTMDGSEVGELEYENFNAAGAVVKIHGLSVHPGYAYGKMVNASLLAAEFIQLLPANETPATTKGFDGFYHLMDITADISEAKLQYIIRDHDEEKYEARKKFLQEKVAEFNQKHGEGTAEVEIKEQYRNMKQQFEGKMHIIDLAAKAMKEAGIEPKIKAIRGGTDGAQLSYMGLPCPNIFAGGMNFHGPYEYVALESMEKAVEVIVNIVKA; encoded by the coding sequence ATGAGCGCAATAGAATTTAACCAGATGTGGAAAGAGAAATTACTGAACCGTTTTCTCGCTTATGTAAAAATATATTCAACCAGCGATGCAGAAAGTGAAACCACACCTTCTACTTCCAGACAGTGGGATATCGCCAAATATATCGCTGAAGAACTGGCAACCATAGGACTGGAAGATGTTTCTATTGATGACAACGGTTATATTATGGGCTATGTGCCTTCCAACCTGGAAAATAATGACAGACCTACCATTGGTTTTATCTCGCATTATGATACTTCTCCGGATTTCAGCGGTGAAAATGTAAAGCCGCAGGTTTGGGAAAACTATGACGGGAGTGATCTTATCCTGAACCAAACGACAGGATTTACCTTATCTCCATCAAAATTTGAGAGTTTAAAAAATTATATAGGACAAACTCTGATCACCACTGACGGAAATACGCTTCTTGGAGCTGATGACAAAGCTGGATGTGCAGAAATTGTAACGGCTGCAGAATACCTTATTGCAAATCCTGAAATTAAGCACGGAAGAATTGCTGTAGGGTTTACACCTGATGAGGAAATCGGCCGAGGTGCCCATAAATTTGATGTGGCTAAATTCGGTGCTGAGTGGGCCTATACTATGGACGGAAGTGAAGTGGGAGAACTTGAGTATGAAAACTTTAATGCAGCAGGTGCTGTAGTAAAAATCCACGGACTGAGCGTTCACCCGGGCTATGCATATGGAAAAATGGTCAATGCCAGTCTTCTGGCAGCGGAATTTATACAATTGCTTCCTGCGAATGAAACTCCGGCAACGACAAAAGGCTTTGACGGATTTTATCATTTAATGGACATTACTGCTGATATTTCTGAGGCCAAACTTCAATACATCATCCGTGACCATGATGAAGAAAAGTACGAAGCGAGAAAGAAATTCCTGCAAGAAAAAGTAGCTGAATTTAACCAAAAGCATGGCGAAGGAACTGCTGAGGTGGAAATCAAAGAGCAGTACAGAAATATGAAGCAGCAGTTTGAAGGAAAAATGCACATCATTGACCTTGCTGCCAAAGCGATGAAGGAAGCCGGCATTGAACCAAAGATCAAAGCGATCAGAGGAGGAACAGATGGTGCTCAGTTATCTTATATGGGACTTCCCTGTCCGAATATTTTCGCAGGAGGCATGAACTTCCATGGGCCTTATGAATATGTTGCTCTGGAAAGTATGGAAAAGGCCGTCGAGGTGATCGTCAATATCGTAAAAGCTTAA